A genomic segment from Coleofasciculus sp. FACHB-1120 encodes:
- a CDS encoding ATP-dependent Clp protease proteolytic subunit, which translates to MPIGYPRVPYRMPGGQYTEWINIYDRLYRERIIFMGEDVDDEMANQIIAVMLYLDSEDPGKDIYLYINSPGGVVTSGMAIYDTMQHIKSEVVTICVGLAASMGSFLLTAGTKGKRLALPHSRIMIHQPSGGTRGQATDIEIEAREILRIRRQLNEIYAHRTGQPIEKIEKDMDRDFFMSAQEAKEYGLIDRVIEERPK; encoded by the coding sequence GAGTTCCCTACCGGATGCCAGGGGGACAATATACCGAGTGGATTAACATCTACGATCGCCTATACCGGGAACGGATTATTTTCATGGGCGAAGATGTTGATGATGAAATGGCTAACCAGATAATTGCCGTGATGCTTTATCTGGATTCGGAAGATCCGGGCAAGGACATCTATCTCTATATCAACTCTCCGGGTGGCGTAGTCACGTCTGGCATGGCGATTTATGACACCATGCAGCACATCAAATCAGAGGTGGTGACGATTTGTGTAGGCTTAGCGGCATCAATGGGTTCATTCCTGCTGACCGCTGGGACAAAAGGCAAACGTCTCGCTTTGCCTCACTCGCGGATTATGATCCACCAACCTTCTGGTGGTACGCGGGGACAAGCCACAGACATTGAGATTGAGGCAAGAGAGATTCTGCGGATTCGTCGCCAGCTGAATGAGATTTATGCTCACCGGACGGGTCAGCCGATTGAGAAAATTGAGAAGGACATGGATCGTGACTTTTTCATGTCTGCTCAAGAAGCGAAGGAATACGGTCTAATTGACCGCGTTATCGAAGAACGTCCGAAGTAA